DNA from Eucalyptus grandis isolate ANBG69807.140 chromosome 5, ASM1654582v1, whole genome shotgun sequence:
AATGAATCTCTTACGAATTTCAAGTTAAGAGTCATTTCTTAACAACTTAAATTTTGTTCCATCTGTTGAAATATCTTAGACTTTTAAGTGTTTTCTTACGCAATACAATCTTGTGGATGTGTGCCTTTTTGTGACTTAAAATGAGCAATATCGATGAACGTGCCGAACATACTTCCTAGTCACGTGACATTATTGATATACACACGTGAATAAACTCATGTacgtttattttttaaagttgattGATCCAGCATGAAAATGTAGTGCAAAAATTATGGTAATTTTCGATGTCTAATCTAATGGTAACACTAAGATTCGGGTCCACTCCTAGCAATTACATTTGAAAATGCCCTTTTTCCTGCCTCTTTCTGTGGGTTCCATGGACATACAGTGGCCGTACAAATCCATCAACTTCCCCCACCTAATTGCCAGGCCACCCCTAGTCACTGCCACCATCTTCAACGCCAAatttcaaagcagcttgttcccATTCGCCGAAAACTCAAACTCAACTTCACTTCAAATCTAACCTTACTTCAATCTGACTTCCCACTTCTTGCTTGAAAGCTAAAAAAAGTCCAAGTCTTTCATTGCGCAAATAATCATTGTTGTTCGTGAGATTTTTAAGGGATCACTATCGACTATTTAGTGAATTCAAACTCAATAATAAGGGCGTGACTTAACAGGATACACAGGAGCTGGGCCTGAGATTTCTAGAATGCGCGAGAGTTTGCGCTGTGCGGGCGCGTCTTAGGTCTAGTTTGTGCCAtgggaaaacaaaaggaaacaatgATAAAATGGAAGAAAGGAAACGGTCAAAGAACTCAAGGACTGATGTGCTTGGTAGGTGTATTATCGACGTCCCGAAAGAGTAAAcagtctctttctctctctaatctccaTCTAGTTGGTCATTTGCTTTTAGAAAGAAACACACCAAAAAACCAGTCTCCATCTCCACCATCGCAATCCCCTTAGCCACTTTCCACAACATCATCTTCTTTGGTTAGGACCCAAAccagaaatgaaaaaagaagaagcagaagaagaagaaatttttaaataattatatttttatagtctatgtcaatttcaaaataaagtatacacacatatatacgggccattcaaaaattttcaaaatttaatttgctGGGGTGACTTAAAAAGCCTGGGCAAAAGGCTTGGCCGCAGCcaaaaaagacattaaaaaagaggggaaaaggCGAGGTGATGATCGACAGGTTTTGTGGGAAGATCTTTTGGACCAACATGGTTTGCCAGGTAAGATCGGTTGAAAAAGCTAGGAATCTCTCCCTCCATCTCTTCTTCAAAAATTCaacatacccaaaaaaaaaaaaaaaaaaaggaaatataagaCAACTGATTGTTGAAATTTGGCCTAATATACAAgtgatccctaaatttttaatttgctcGATATAATTCATGCACTTTACCCTAATGTGtaactaaattaaacatatattaaaagattatggaccatattaaataaactaaaagttCATACACAACCTTGTACATTGGACTAACGTTCAggaattacattgaataaattaaaattttgagattatttgtatcattattACAATAGAAAATAAcgaaaaaaattacatttgaaatttatttttaaggaaaatatttacaCTCTAGAATTGCATTGCTTAAAGTAATTTCTACTCTATTGGTGAGAGGAAAAAACTCATCATTTGTTTAACACTTTGTAACATAGAGTTCTCTtcttttcgacccaaaaaaataaaaaaataaatagagttCTCTTGcaattttaatatgaaaaagcATTCGAAATTTGAAGTGAATGATAGTAAAGCAAACCGAAACCAAACTGATGTGTTTGGTATGAGTTGGGTTTGACTCGAGCCACCCAAGGTATACTTTGTTTCGAAGCATCTTCAAATTGAAACAAACTAGATCAAACATtgaaaaaaagtcttttttgactaaatgatttttcaatgacTACTCATTACGATTCAAGAAAACTGACGGAGTGAagatttaaatttttccttCGTGGCAAAATCCAACCATCTTTTTCTACCAAGATAAATGACACAAAATTCCATTTTCACGTCCCACGAGTTACACATGCTATAcaatttttcgtttttcttcttttttttctcaataaaggATATTTTTAACATCGGAAGTTTCGAACAACTACAGTGACGTAAAAAATCGCATCACAACGTTCATTTTTCGAAATGGTAAACAGATATGGAGTGATAGATAATCATCATAGCCAATGAAATTTCGAGAATTTCACCACTACGATTCGATTCCATCCGACCGATCGCAACATCGCCCTTATTCGAACTCCAAAGCCCCgtacaagtctttttttttcctctaaagcGGCCAAAAGATCAAAACAGTCCATTCTCCGGACAATCCCTAATCCGTCAACGAATCAACGCCGAGGAACCCGCCACGTCACCCTCCCCCAACCAAACCCATCCCGaacccaacccaaccccactctctctctctctctctccctctctcctctcttcctcgtCACATGTCGCGAGTCGCAGGTAACAGCAATCAGCACGAGCAAAACAGTTCGCCTCCTCCATGAAAACCGCATAAGTACGCGCCCCACTCTTCTCCATTTCCACTCTCATTAATGCCCTCTCCCCCTGTCGGTTACGTACTCCCCCGAAAACCGATGCAGAAACGACGCCCGTTGAtgacgacgacggcggcggcggcggcatagAGCCGTTGCGGCCGCATTCGATTCCTCGGTCTTTaaccccctccccctcccttaaCGTTCCGTTCTCCGGGCAGCTGCGAGGTGCGCGTTCGAGACAGCTTCGGTCGTCCGGCGAGACGTTTCCGGCAGGTGGGTCGACCCGGAGGTGCGTCTTGGGGAGCGAGTCGAGCTGGGGTGGGGCTGCGATCGATTGAGCTGATCGGCGGGGGGGCTTTCTCGGCGAGGTTCCCGGTTCGGAGGAGGCGGTCCGCGGAAGTTGACCCGGCTCTTCTCGGTTCAAATTCGAGAAAAGGCGAGACAGCGAGAAAGGCAGGAAGCGCGAGGCGCTTGTGAGTTTTTTCGCCTTTTTCTTTACTCCTGACGAGCATTCTTCCTCCTTGTTGTCCTTTTTTTCgaatttccttttactttttgccCACCTCTCGGAGTCTCTCGGAGTTTTCAACGGGGTTGGGGAACTTTTTCCTGGGGGTCTCCGCCTCACGAGGAGCTCTCGATTTTCGCCATCGGCCCGAAAAGCtagagaacaaaaagaaactcgGCTTCTTCTGGTGTGCTGTCCAGGCTTCGAGTTTGCAGATTTAACTCCAGCGCTTTTGACCGCGCCTGCACTATTCAAAGCCTTCTACTTTCTTTATGCGCAAATATTCATCCCGGTCGCGAACTTTTCTCGGAATCTGGACCCCTTTtctcccttcccttcccttcacTTCACTTCACTTCACTTCCCTCGCCTTTTCTTTGAAATGCTCGTCGCTTCCCATTTAGGGTTGTTCTTCTTTTCGGCCTGCTGAAACCCGTCGGTGGTGGGCATTGCAGGAACGGCTCAGTGGGCATTTGCAGAAACAAAGCAGCTCCTCGTTTGGCGAAAGGGAGATGATGGGTGGGGCTCTCTGCATCTTGTCTTCGGTCCTGCTTCTGGTGGTGGGCGCGGGCGTGTTGCGGGCGAATGCCGACTTGGCCGGCGACAAGCAAGCCCTGCTCGATTTCGCCGACAATTTGCCGCACTCTCGGTACCTGAACTGGACCGAGAGTTCCCCCGTTTGCAGCAACTGGGTCGGAGTGACCTGCGACAAAGATGGGTCCAGGGTGATAGCCTTGAGGTTACCCGGCGTCGGATTTCACGGCCCGATTCCGGCCAACACGCTCGGCCGCCTTCGGATTTGCAGATCCTCAGCCTCCGGTCGAATGCCATAACCGGGAGTTTTCCGTCCGATTTCGCCAACTTGAAGAACCTGTCGTATCTCTATCTTCAGTCCAACAAGTTCTCTGGCCCTTTGCCTTGGGACTTCTCTGTTTGGAAGAACTTGACTATCTTGAATCTTTCCAACAATGCCTTCAATGGAAGCATCCCTTCTTCGCTCGCGACCTTGACCCAGCTAGATGGCTTGAATCTTGCCAGTAATCTCCTTTCCGGCGAGATTCCTGATCTCCAGCTGCCGCAGCTGCAGCTGTTGAATTTGTCCAACAATAATCTGCACGGCAGTGTCCCGAAGTCCCTCGAGAGATTTCCTAGCTCGGTTTTTGCTGGAAATGACCTTTCCTTTCCAAATTCTACTCCTCATCCTTCTCCTGTTATTTCGCCTCCTTGTGATCTTCAGCCAAGGTCCAAGACTCCTAGGATGCTTAACGGCATGGCGTTATTAGCAATCGTCATCGCGGGTTGTCTCTTGGCACTTGCGTCTGtgggcattctcattttcattcgTCGCTCGAAAAGGAAAGGCGAAGAAATGTTTTCGGGAAAGTTGCCGAAGATGAGAATGTCGCCCGAGAAAGCTATTTCGAGGAGCCAAGATGCAAACAATAGGCTGGTTTTCTTCGAGGGATGCAATTATGCATTTGATCTGGAGGACTTATTGAGGGCTTCTGCTGAAGTTCTTGGAAAGGGGACTTTCGGTATATCTTACAAGGCTATCTTGGAGGATGCAGTGACTGTAGTGGTGAAGAGGTTGAAGGAGGTTAGTGCTGGTAAGAGAGAATTCGAGCAACAGATGGAAATTGTTGGGGGAATTCGGCATGAAAACGTTGTCGAGCTGAAAGCTTATTACTACTCCAAAGATGAGAAGCTGATGGTGTATGATTACTACAGTCAGGGGAGCCTCTCTACCCTTTTACACGGTACGCTCCTGGTGGTACATGTTTCTAATTGCTCGGTTTTTCATTGCATCCACTTTACTTCGCTCGGTTTGCCCTAGGGAATTTCCTGGTACTGTAATCTACTCCACGATGAGCATGTcttatttgcatattttactTGTTGAGAGGTTTATTTGGTGAAGTTTTTCCTGTTCTGACGCTGACTGCTAGTTGGTGTGCTTCCACCAATATTGGGAGCGAATGACTAAAGAGTATCTATCATCTACAAGACATGGAGTTCTATATGGCTTATTGCAGTTAATCAGGCTACTTAATATAATCTGCTTAACATCTCTAGTGAATGCTCTCCACTGAAGATTTTGGGGCAGAAAGGAAAtgatgtggagagagagattgaatttggaATGGATTGCATAGTATATACTTGTGATTTATTATcagaaaatcaaatttcacTTTGCTCAACAGGTAGATaaaacttttctttcctctaAGGGAAAATAATTGTCAGTGTTATGTCAATGCCATTAAGCAGTGCATTTACCATCCAAGTATAATTTTCTTGATGACCCAGTCCTCGATTTTAACCCGATTCGCATAATTCATTAATACGGCCATGCAGATACTGATTTCATTGTTTTTTATCTTATAGTTAAACCTTTGGACTGTCCTGGTGGGATAAAGTAGGccactttttcattttcttgagagTTAAATTTTCCCCAGGGTTTTTATTAGCCGGTGCCTTTGCAACTTTGCAGGTAAATTAGGCGAGGATAGGACCCCGCTAGACTGGGATAGCAGAATGAGAATAGCCCTTGGAGCAGCTAGAGGCATAGCTCGTGTACATTTGGAGAACAATGGGAGACTTGTTCACGGAAACGTCAAGTCATCAAACATCCTTATCAACCCACAGCAGTATGGCTGTGTTTCTGATCTTGGCCTGGCTGCTGTAATGAGTTCCCTAGCTCCACCCATTTCCCGAGCTGCTGGTTATCGAGCGCCAGAAGTGACAGACACTCGTAAAGCAGGACAGCCATCGGATGTCTACAGCTTTGGAGTCGTCTTGCTTGAACTGTTAACTGGAAAATCTCCTGTTCACGCTACAGGCTACGGTGAAATGGTGCACTTGGTGAGGTGGGTTCATTCCGTGGTGCGAGAAGAGTGGACAGCTGAAGTATTTGATGTCGAGCTGATGAGGTATCCAAATATTGAGGAGGAATTGGTGGAGATGTTGCAGATAGCAATGGCCTGCGTCGTGAGGATGCCGGATCAGAGACCTAAGATGGCTGACGTGGCGAAAATGATAGAGAATGTCCGGTGTCTTGAAACCAATAACCGGCCTTCCTCCGAAAATAGATCCGAAAGGTCATCGCCATTGCAACCAGCTGTTAGGTCGAGTCCCGCGCCCTCACAATGAGCTCCTTTTCTTCATCACTGTCAGTTATATTGGTAACTTATGTTTTTAAACCTCATTTCACTGGGTCCATATTCTTGTTATTTACTCTTTTCTTGCCAATCTTGCCCCTTCCCGTTCTCGGTGCAACAGAATTTCTACCACTCAGCCTACTGCCTGATACATGTTAAGCCAAAACCGTGTTATGCCTGCATCTGTCCTTGAAATCCTAATGCCAGGTACAGGCAGTAAAATAGATGTTCTGCACATATTTGTGATTCCAAGCAGCTGATTTATGCTCATATTTGTAAGAACCTCCGGTTCCTACTTTTTCATCCTAGTTCCTTCTAATGCTGCTGCACATTTGTTAGGATTGGGATGAATAATTGTGGAAAGGGATGTGATGGAAATGTGTACTTGGGATTAATCAGGTCGCGCATGTTCTTCTTGATCTTGTAATTTATCCGAGCTTTTCCAATTCAGTGCGACCTCTAGATCATTATCAAGAATGTAGTAATTCTGTTCCGTACCCGAACTGATCCGTAGCTGCAACTTTTCATCTCAAGGGATTGCCCTTTGTTGACcatttggtcctaggaccgggaaccggaccaccAATCTGGTTTGATCTGATGGAACcagccacttttttttttgtatgaagATTTTAGTCTAAGTTAAATTTATAGACATGTGTTTAAGAACTAAAATAgtctattttaggatttatcgttatttttaagaaattaaaaatactttttaaaaagaaaatccccGGACCAAAAATCACTAATTCCATTTTCCGGGCTAATGCCTTTGGGAATTGGACTGACGCTTCCGGAAATCGGACCAACCCAATCGGTCCGAGTGATTCTCAATTTGGGCAGTCCAATATACTTACCCCTTACTAGAAGGTGAAGATGACTATGAGAGGATTTGGTTGGGTGAACTCTTGCATAAATTTCTCTCCCTACGTTCGGGTTGATCCTATGATCCTATTGCCTCTCGGGACTTCCACCTTTGGATGGTTAATTTTTGCACGAATTTTCTCCCTGCATTCCGGTTGCGATATCTTGTATTTCAATTCGACGGTAAAAGTACCAACAAGCGTGTTTCggtgacaaaaaaaaagcctGGAAGGGTAATTTTGGTCCGGCCCATTTTGTAATTTTACTGGGCCGGCCGAGCAAAGTCGGGTTCGATCGAGGCCTGGCCCATTTGCACCTCGGTCTCACCAACTCAAACTACTACTTTGGAGCTTCTCGCTGGCTTAGTGTCACGACCGTGCTAAGAGCGTGAATGTTACTACCTGCCAAATTGGGGTTTAATAAGATCCTGCATGTGACTGAACATGGCAGGGCCTTTAAATTATTAGGTTGGTACAATGGTGAGATGGGGCATAATTCATTATGAGAGCTTTGTCGGTGTACGAAATTAGAAAGAGTATTTAATGACGGGAATGGCAATGAAAGGAATCGAGGTTGAGTTCGTTGCCGGCGGGAATGGCGACGGCCAATAGCCTCGCCTCAaacctcactctctctctctctctttctggccATCGCCTcgaacctctctctctcaggcACACATGCATTTTGTCTCTGCCTCCCCAGCCTTGCACGGTCGGTGATCGGCGGTGGCATCTCCGCCGCCTAAGTGCAACCATGGGTGGTTGGAAGGTGACTCCGCCACCCTCTGGTTGTCTTCGCagcaatttccttttatttatttatttctccgGATTTTGTTTGCAAATAATGTTAAAAATGCGATTTTcgcttaatttcttttaaagcTCCATAAGCGCTACGTGGCCGAACCCGttcatgtcagcattttcatTAAGGTATTTAACATAAGGATTAATGAAAGGAAATGATataagaaaatgctttctttcaAGGCATTTTCTAAGCATTGTCAAAATGTACAGTTAAttttgagagtgctagtatgaacaaaataaaggagttaaggaagagaataagaacacgagatttatagtggttcggcttaatccaagcctacgtccactctcccacgataaatgccttcttggtcgaattccactatgcaatcaacaagagattacaactccgagtgcaaacacttagtagatcacactatctcactaagtcactctcttggtatttctctcacgattacaaacgtttaagctctcaagagacaagtatatgatctaaagtcgcttagactttggaattataaattctacgctccgtctcttacttgctcatcggtccatgatctccttaaatactcctccacttccaaactacccgttggatagtatcctgagaatcgtcttccaatatacccattggacagctcagtatctagaagatttggtagctagttgagtgacaaaggtaaaatcccaaattgattccgatcgcccatacaaacgaaatcttggtttccataaataaagcttcttcgtatagaaagatcttgtcttcaatcaaatcaatcttgatgtggaatccaaaccggatcactagccgttgtatgattgggcttgagttacgattcatcgaactggatgtaaagtcgatagccatagactttacaatctcgagtctttagactttacaactggtctttagactttacaatccgggtcgtagactttacaatccgagtccgtagactttacaatctaggtgccgtagactttacaatccgagTCCGTACCTGGGTTCGAACTTCAAGATGAGTCTATCTTCCGGTTCGAAAGATAGAGTCCGTCttccggttcatcattcacgttcaataTGTAATTAGTCGAGTGAACAGACTTCCGATGTAGAACggactttgatactaaagtcctgcagtcttcgactttgagtcttgagtctagcagtcttgattttgagtcttgagtgggCAGCCTTCGaggactttgataatatcctctacatgttctaacatctgcatggtctattactcaaccatcaaacatgttagtagcctttgatttattttgtcatcttcaaaacatcataagggatttcctaacaaatttttattttttttttctgttttgtaATATATTatcgaaattatttttgagtgtcattggaaaatgatttaaatctcatgaatttatctcaaacaaaaaaaaatctaaatttttaaatttttatttaaaaaactcatattattaattttttgtcttttaaaaaatcacattgttatatttttcttttcttttttaaaaatttcaaatttccattatttttaattcttttcttttcttttcctaactTCCTTCATTGTGACTGGTTGGTGATAGTCACAGGTGAGCTCCTCAAGTGAGCCATGAGCTCATCGGCAGCTTGAGCTCAAGCTCTCTTTGATCTAGCAAACCCCTAGCTTGACGGCCTTGGCTAAGCCCAATCTCGCTTGGACTTGGCGAGCCTCAAGTTCAATAGCCTCAACCAGCTTAGGCTCACTTGTATCAACCTAGCTTCAAGCCTATTGGTCACCTCATGGTTGGTTGTCGGACTGTTGGCTAAGGCACAAGTTTGGTGatagaagaaggagagaaaaaataaagaaaaaagaaaagaaaaaaataacaataataatagtaattcgatttttaaaaatatatatttataagaaTAAGAGTTTCATTGACAAATATTCTCACgactagaaaaatatttgagaaaattttttgttatttcaaaggggaaatcatttcgttaattttaagttttgataggaaaacatttttcattgacttgTTTTT
Protein-coding regions in this window:
- the LOC104443964 gene encoding LOW QUALITY PROTEIN: probable inactive receptor kinase At4g23740 (The sequence of the model RefSeq protein was modified relative to this genomic sequence to represent the inferred CDS: inserted 1 base in 1 codon); protein product: MMGGALCILSSVLLLVVGAGVLRANADLAGDKQALLDFADNLPHSRYLNWTESSPVCSNWVGVTCDKDGSRVIALRLPGVGFHGPIPANTLGRLXDLQILSLRSNAITGSFPSDFANLKNLSYLYLQSNKFSGPLPWDFSVWKNLTILNLSNNAFNGSIPSSLATLTQLDGLNLASNLLSGEIPDLQLPQLQLLNLSNNNLHGSVPKSLERFPSSVFAGNDLSFPNSTPHPSPVISPPCDLQPRSKTPRMLNGMALLAIVIAGCLLALASVGILIFIRRSKRKGEEMFSGKLPKMRMSPEKAISRSQDANNRLVFFEGCNYAFDLEDLLRASAEVLGKGTFGISYKAILEDAVTVVVKRLKEVSAGKREFEQQMEIVGGIRHENVVELKAYYYSKDEKLMVYDYYSQGSLSTLLHGKLGEDRTPLDWDSRMRIALGAARGIARVHLENNGRLVHGNVKSSNILINPQQYGCVSDLGLAAVMSSLAPPISRAAGYRAPEVTDTRKAGQPSDVYSFGVVLLELLTGKSPVHATGYGEMVHLVRWVHSVVREEWTAEVFDVELMRYPNIEEELVEMLQIAMACVVRMPDQRPKMADVAKMIENVRCLETNNRPSSENRSERSSPLQPAVRSSPAPSQ